In one Elephas maximus indicus isolate mEleMax1 chromosome 9, mEleMax1 primary haplotype, whole genome shotgun sequence genomic region, the following are encoded:
- the FBXW2 gene encoding F-box/WD repeat-containing protein 2 isoform X2, whose product MKQLEDHKAFETSSLIGHSARVYALYYKDGLLCTGSDDLSAKLWDVSTGQCVYGIQTHTCAAVKFDEQKLVTGSFDNTVACWEWSSGARTQHFRGHTGAVFSVDYNDELDILVSGSADFTVKVWALSAGTCLNTLTGHTEWVTKVVLQKCKVKSLLHSPGDYILLSADKYEIKIWPIGREINCKCLKTLSVSEDRSICLQPRLHFDGKYIVCSSALGLYQWDFASYDILRVIKTPEIANLALLGFGEIFALLFDNRYLYIMDLRTESLISRWPLPEYRKSKRGSSFLAGEASWLNGLDGHNDTGLVFATSMPDHSIHLVLWKEHG is encoded by the exons ATGAAGCAACTGGAGGACCATAAAGCCTTTGAGACCTCATCATTGATTGGACACAGTGCCAGAGTGTATGCACTTTACTACAAAGATGGACTTCTCTGTACAG GGTCAGATGACTTGTCTGCAAAGCTGTGGGATGTGAGCACAGGGCAGTGCGTTTATGGCATCCAGACCCACACTTGTGCAGCGGTAAAGTTCGATGAGCAGAAGCTTGTGACAGGCTCCTTTGACAACACTGTGGCCTGCTGGGAATGGAGTTCTGGAGCCAGGACCCAGCACTTCCGGGGACACACAGGGGCGG TATTTAGTGTGGACTACAATGATGAACTGGATATCTTGGTGAGTGGCTCTGCAGACTTCACTGTGAAAGTATGGGCTTTATCTGCTGGGACATGCCTGAACACACTCACCGGGCATACGGAATGGGTTACCAAG GTGGTTTTGCAGAAGTGCAAAGTCAAGTCTCTCTTACACAGCCCTGGGGACTATATCCTCCTAAGTGCAGACAAATACGAGATCAAG atTTGGCCAATTGGGAGAGAAATCAACTGCAAGTGCTTAAAGACCTTGTCTGTCTCTGAGGATAGAAGTATCTGCCTGCAGCCAAGACTTCATTTTGATGGCAAATACATTGTCTGTAGTTCAGCACTAGGTCTCTACCAGTGGGATTTTGCCAGTTATGATATTCTCAG GGTCATCAAGACTCCTGAGATAGCAAACTTGGCCTTGCTTGGCTTTGGAGAGATCTTTGCCCTGCTGTTTGACAACCGCTACCTGTACATCATGGATTTGCGGACAGAGAGCCTGATTAGCCGCTGGCCTCTGCCAGAGTACAGGAAATCAAAGAGAGGCTCAAGCTTTCTGGCAGGCGAAGCATCCTGGCTGAATGGACTGGATGGGCACAATGACACAGGCTTGGTCTTTGCTACCAGCATGCCTGACCACAGTATTCACCTGGTGTTGTGGAAGGAGCACGGCTGA
- the FBXW2 gene encoding F-box/WD repeat-containing protein 2 isoform X1: MERKDFETWLDNISVTFLSLTDLQKNETLDHLISLSGAVQLRHLSNNLETLLKRDFLKLLPLELSFYLLKWLDPQTLLTCCLVSKQWNKVISACTEVWQTACKNLGWQIDDSVQDALHWKKVYLKAILRMKQLEDHKAFETSSLIGHSARVYALYYKDGLLCTGSDDLSAKLWDVSTGQCVYGIQTHTCAAVKFDEQKLVTGSFDNTVACWEWSSGARTQHFRGHTGAVFSVDYNDELDILVSGSADFTVKVWALSAGTCLNTLTGHTEWVTKVVLQKCKVKSLLHSPGDYILLSADKYEIKIWPIGREINCKCLKTLSVSEDRSICLQPRLHFDGKYIVCSSALGLYQWDFASYDILRVIKTPEIANLALLGFGEIFALLFDNRYLYIMDLRTESLISRWPLPEYRKSKRGSSFLAGEASWLNGLDGHNDTGLVFATSMPDHSIHLVLWKEHG; this comes from the exons ATGGAGAGAAAGGACTTTGAGACATGGCTTGATAACATTTCTGTTACATTTCTTTCTCTGACggacttgcagaaaaatgaaactctGGATCACCTGATTAGTCTGAGTGGGGCAGTCCAGCTCAGGCATCTCTCCAATAACCTGGAGACTCTCCTCAAGCGGGACTTCCTCAaactccttcccctggagctcagtttttatttgttaaaatggCTCGATCCTCAGACTTTACTCACATGCTGCCTCGTCTCTAAACAGTGGAATAAGGTGATAAGTGCCTGTACAGAGGTGTGGCAGACTGCATGTAAAAATTTGGGCTGGCAGATAGATGATTCTGTTCAGGACGCTTTGCACTGGAAGAAGGTTTATTTGAAGGCTATTTTGAGAATGAAGCAACTGGAGGACCATAAAGCCTTTGAGACCTCATCATTGATTGGACACAGTGCCAGAGTGTATGCACTTTACTACAAAGATGGACTTCTCTGTACAG GGTCAGATGACTTGTCTGCAAAGCTGTGGGATGTGAGCACAGGGCAGTGCGTTTATGGCATCCAGACCCACACTTGTGCAGCGGTAAAGTTCGATGAGCAGAAGCTTGTGACAGGCTCCTTTGACAACACTGTGGCCTGCTGGGAATGGAGTTCTGGAGCCAGGACCCAGCACTTCCGGGGACACACAGGGGCGG TATTTAGTGTGGACTACAATGATGAACTGGATATCTTGGTGAGTGGCTCTGCAGACTTCACTGTGAAAGTATGGGCTTTATCTGCTGGGACATGCCTGAACACACTCACCGGGCATACGGAATGGGTTACCAAG GTGGTTTTGCAGAAGTGCAAAGTCAAGTCTCTCTTACACAGCCCTGGGGACTATATCCTCCTAAGTGCAGACAAATACGAGATCAAG atTTGGCCAATTGGGAGAGAAATCAACTGCAAGTGCTTAAAGACCTTGTCTGTCTCTGAGGATAGAAGTATCTGCCTGCAGCCAAGACTTCATTTTGATGGCAAATACATTGTCTGTAGTTCAGCACTAGGTCTCTACCAGTGGGATTTTGCCAGTTATGATATTCTCAG GGTCATCAAGACTCCTGAGATAGCAAACTTGGCCTTGCTTGGCTTTGGAGAGATCTTTGCCCTGCTGTTTGACAACCGCTACCTGTACATCATGGATTTGCGGACAGAGAGCCTGATTAGCCGCTGGCCTCTGCCAGAGTACAGGAAATCAAAGAGAGGCTCAAGCTTTCTGGCAGGCGAAGCATCCTGGCTGAATGGACTGGATGGGCACAATGACACAGGCTTGGTCTTTGCTACCAGCATGCCTGACCACAGTATTCACCTGGTGTTGTGGAAGGAGCACGGCTGA